One region of Gottschalkia purinilytica genomic DNA includes:
- the fdhF gene encoding formate dehydrogenase subunit alpha, whose product MVTFTIDGKTVTVPKGTTILQAAKDIGIDIPNFCYEKELTSFSGCRICVVEIEGYKNLSAACSAEVLDGMVVHTESKKVIETRKTILDLMLANHPTDCLTCSKVGNCKLQEYCYRYDVKKTSFEGERKQFPIDDINPVMERDQSKCILCGKCVRVCKEIQVTGAIDFTDRGFNSKVTTAFDDPISTENCRMCGQCISVCPTGALANKQLKSVRPWEVKKVRTTCPFCGTGCNFDLNVKDGKVVGVTPNEESPVNGTSLCVKGRYHIDLINSPDRITKPLIKKNGKFIESSWEEALSLVTSKLKSIKDEYGGDAIAGLSSARCVNEDNFVFQKMMRVALDSNNVDHCARTUHAPTVAGLATTFGSGAMTNSIGEIEDNEVLFIIGSNATEAHPIIGNKMKKAARKGAKLIVIDPRRTELADHATLWLPLNSGTDAALVNGLINIIVNEGWQDKEYIETRCEGFENMWETAKKYTPDIVSEITGISEDMLYETAKLYANTKKAGIFYTLGITEHTTGTANVMNLANLAMITGHLGIENAGVNPLRGQNNVQGACDMAALPNYLPGYKDITDPENIKFFEEYWGVKLKPYKGLRIPEMLDDAYDGKVKAMYVMGEEPVLTDPDANHVKKALSNLEFLVVQDITLTETAKFADVVLPATCYAEKDGTFTNTERRVQRVRKAVEAPGECRLDWKILCDIAKRLGAKGFDYKNAEEIFNEIRDVMPTYRGITYERIDKVGLSWPCPTEDHPGTKFLHEGKFIRGKGLMIPVEYEPPAELTNEEYPVILTTGRMLYHYNVMTRYSNSLESIRPHELAEMHPEDAKKLGVEDEDEIRVTSRRGSIVSKVKITDRVKPGMMFMTFHYKESPVNELTNSAYDPVTKTAEYKVTAVKVEKVCS is encoded by the coding sequence ATGGTTACATTTACTATTGATGGTAAAACAGTAACAGTACCTAAGGGAACCACTATTCTACAAGCGGCTAAAGATATAGGTATTGATATACCTAACTTTTGTTACGAAAAGGAATTGACTTCTTTTAGTGGATGTAGAATATGTGTAGTAGAAATAGAAGGATATAAAAATCTATCAGCTGCTTGCAGTGCAGAGGTACTTGATGGAATGGTAGTGCATACAGAATCTAAAAAGGTTATTGAAACACGTAAAACAATTTTAGATTTAATGTTAGCTAATCATCCAACTGATTGTTTAACTTGTAGTAAAGTAGGAAATTGTAAGCTTCAAGAATATTGCTATAGATACGATGTTAAAAAGACATCTTTTGAAGGAGAAAGAAAGCAATTTCCTATAGATGATATTAATCCAGTTATGGAAAGAGATCAAAGTAAATGTATTTTATGTGGAAAATGTGTTAGGGTATGTAAGGAAATTCAAGTTACAGGAGCTATAGACTTTACTGATAGAGGATTTAATTCTAAAGTTACTACTGCATTTGATGATCCTATAAGTACTGAAAACTGTAGAATGTGCGGACAATGTATAAGCGTATGTCCTACAGGAGCTCTCGCAAATAAACAGTTAAAGTCTGTACGACCATGGGAAGTAAAAAAAGTTAGAACAACATGTCCTTTCTGTGGTACAGGATGTAACTTTGATTTAAATGTTAAAGATGGAAAGGTAGTAGGAGTTACGCCTAACGAAGAATCGCCTGTAAATGGAACATCACTTTGCGTAAAAGGAAGATACCATATCGACCTTATAAATAGTCCTGATAGAATTACTAAACCTTTAATTAAAAAGAACGGAAAGTTTATAGAGTCTAGTTGGGAAGAAGCTTTAAGCTTAGTAACTAGTAAACTAAAGAGTATAAAAGATGAATATGGTGGAGACGCAATAGCTGGATTAAGTTCTGCAAGATGCGTTAATGAAGATAACTTTGTATTTCAAAAAATGATGAGAGTAGCTTTGGATAGTAACAACGTAGACCATTGTGCTCGAACCTGACACGCTCCTACAGTTGCAGGTCTTGCAACTACATTTGGAAGTGGAGCTATGACAAACTCTATAGGAGAGATAGAAGATAATGAAGTATTATTTATTATAGGATCAAATGCTACAGAAGCACATCCTATAATAGGAAATAAAATGAAAAAAGCAGCTAGAAAAGGAGCCAAACTTATAGTTATAGATCCTAGACGTACTGAACTAGCAGATCATGCTACATTATGGCTTCCATTAAACTCAGGTACAGATGCTGCTTTAGTAAATGGACTTATAAATATAATAGTCAATGAAGGATGGCAAGATAAGGAATACATTGAAACTCGCTGTGAAGGATTTGAAAATATGTGGGAAACAGCGAAGAAATATACTCCTGATATAGTAAGTGAGATTACAGGAATATCAGAAGATATGTTATATGAAACAGCAAAACTATATGCAAATACTAAAAAAGCAGGAATATTCTATACATTAGGAATAACTGAACATACTACAGGTACTGCAAATGTTATGAATCTTGCTAACCTTGCGATGATAACAGGACACTTAGGTATAGAAAATGCAGGAGTAAATCCTTTAAGAGGACAAAATAATGTTCAAGGTGCTTGTGATATGGCGGCACTTCCTAACTATTTACCAGGATACAAGGATATAACAGATCCAGAGAATATTAAGTTCTTTGAAGAATACTGGGGAGTTAAATTAAAGCCTTATAAAGGATTAAGAATACCAGAAATGTTAGATGATGCTTACGATGGAAAAGTAAAAGCTATGTATGTTATGGGAGAAGAACCAGTTTTAACTGATCCAGATGCAAATCATGTAAAAAAAGCTTTAAGTAACTTAGAATTTTTAGTCGTTCAAGACATAACATTAACAGAAACAGCTAAATTTGCAGATGTAGTTCTTCCAGCTACTTGCTATGCAGAGAAAGATGGTACTTTTACAAATACAGAGAGAAGAGTACAAAGAGTAAGAAAAGCTGTTGAAGCGCCAGGAGAATGTAGATTAGACTGGAAAATATTATGTGATATAGCAAAAAGACTAGGAGCAAAAGGTTTTGACTATAAAAATGCAGAAGAGATTTTCAATGAGATAAGAGATGTTATGCCAACATATAGAGGTATAACTTACGAAAGAATTGACAAAGTAGGCTTATCATGGCCATGTCCTACAGAAGATCATCCTGGAACTAAGTTCTTACATGAAGGTAAATTTATACGTGGAAAAGGACTGATGATTCCAGTTGAATACGAGCCACCTGCTGAACTTACGAATGAGGAATACCCAGTTATATTGACTACAGGAAGAATGCTTTATCACTATAATGTTATGACAAGATACTCTAATAGTTTAGAATCAATAAGACCTCATGAGTTAGCAGAAATGCATCCTGAAGATGCTAAAAAATTAGGTGTTGAGGATGAAGATGAGATTAGAGTTACTTCTCGTAGAGGATCTATAGTATCAAAGGTTAAGATAACGGATAGAGTTAAACCAGGAATGATGTTTATGACATTCCACTATAAGGAATCACCTGTAAATGAACTTACAAACTC